In a single window of the Necator americanus strain Aroian chromosome X, whole genome shotgun sequence genome:
- a CDS encoding hypothetical protein (NECATOR_CHRX.G22021.T1): MCSSKRREDVMAYAHSPDVASVSTYFATTKHFVWDDDTRTHLLPILLDMKKYIAWKKHDLDSPALACPAPLVALAPTGATDWPALASPPSNTLPAGNTGLAFVGPSAFSVVPPAPTTVPPVVPRPTTTPVLPLYPGLMCLPALLDKLSGSQGILRSHMSTTPFKPIPNNEKVDLARFRVKDPVEWLIDDVVSWMLDVAKRHGIPFEEMNMHRFANLTGQQMIGMTEQNFIERDPIWGPLIYNEFRKNLAEDTSVIDEIMKKYNADEESVTIAGVGPSTSFEIPKTHITAANPSPIVPQFQTLTQTLNQTLNQTLNHSIQLNTNLAQNLQQTLNQSLATSLAAGLSTGLSPINLGLVHNGLSPSSPLLGAQIQPKLSPLPSEITSFTSTSTATACSDFEGSEDCAGTSDSKLKKNKDGKPRKRSQHTKGNKLWEFIRDALKDPLTCPSVVRWEDPIEGVFRIVESEKLARLWGERKNNTKMTYEKLSRAMRYYYNTKILLPVGGRRLVYKFGPSARGWSSHEPILFASYNNNNYAAYSSDEEERTSGDNMSNYTTFDVEYPIKYRELPV, from the exons ATGTGTTCAAGCAAAAGACGCGAAGATGTGATGGCGTACGCGCATTCACCAGACGTGGCATCAGTGTCGACGTATTTTGCCACAACTAAGCAC TTTGTGTGGGATGACGACACGCGAACTCATCTCCTCCCGATACTACTCgatatgaaaaaatatatcGCATGGAAGAAGCACGATCTG GATAGTCCGGCTCTGGCGTGCCCGGCCCCCCTTGTAGCGCTCGCGCCTACTGGCGCAACCGATTGGCCAGCACTGGCCTCACCACCTTCCAACACACTCCCGGCAGG GAACACGGGGCTCGCTTTTGTCGGTCCATCGGCATTTTCCGTGGTGCCTCCTGCACCGACTACGGTTCCACCAGTTGTACCTCGTCCAACTACCACTCCCGTCTTACCTCTGTATCCGGGCTTAATGTGTTTACCGGCCTTACTTGATAAGCTTAGCGGATCACAAGGAATCCTACGCTCACATATGAGCACAACACCGTTCAAGCCAATACCTAATAATGAAAA GGTGGATTTGGCAAGGTTTCGAGTCAAAGATCCTGTCGAATGGTTGATTGACGATGTTGTATCGTGGATGTTGGATGTTGCAAAACGGCACGGAATCCCCTTCGAAGAAATGAATATGCACAGG TTCGCAAACCTCACTGGCCAACAAATGATTGGGATGACTGAGCAGAATTTTATCGAACGAGATCCTATCTGGGGACCACTCATCTACAACGAGTTCCGGAAAAATCTTGCAG aAGATACATCAGTTATCGATGAGATCATGAAGAAATATAATGCGGATGAGGAATCGGTAACGATAGCTGGAGTTGGGCCATCAACATCGTTTGAGATCCCGAAAACACATATCACAGCCGCTAACCCCTCACCTATCGTTCCACAATTTCAAACTCTCACACAAACTCTGAACCAGACGTTAAATCAAACGCTGAATCATAGTATTCAGCTTAATACGAATCTGGCACAGAATTTACAGCAAACGTTGAATCAATCGTTGGCAACAAGTCTTGCTGCTGGATTATCAACAG GATTGAGTCCCATAAATCTCGGTCTGGTTCACAACGGCTTAAGTCCAAGTTCACCACTACTTGGAGCACAAATCCAACCGAAACTCTCTCCATTACCAAGTGAAATAACATCATTCACTAGTACCAGCACCGCCACCGCGTGCTCTGATTTTGAAG GATCTGAGGATTGTGCGGGCACTAGCGACTCGaagctgaagaaaaacaaggacGGGAAACCGCGGAAACGTTCTCAGCACACGAAAGGGAACAAGTTGTGGGAATTTATCCGGGATGCTTTAAAGGATCCTCTCACATGTCCATCAGTTGTTCG ATGGGAAGATCCGATCGAAGGTGTATTCCGGATAGTTGAATCCGAAAAATTGGCGCGACTATGGGGCGAACGGaagaacaacacaaaaatGACGTACGAGAAGCTGAGCAGAGCAATGAG gtaTTACTACAATACGAAAATCCTATTACCCGTGGGCGGTCGTCGCCTCGTCTACAAGTTCGGTCCATCGGCACGTGGTTGGTCCTCGCACGAACCGATCCTCTTTGCTAGCtacaacaataacaactaTGCAGCGTACAGCAGTGATGAGGAAGAAAGGACAAGTGGCGACAACATGTCAAATTATACAACATTCGACGTAGAATATCCCATTAAGTACCGAGAACTTCCGGTTTAG
- a CDS encoding hypothetical protein (NECATOR_CHRX.G22021.T3), whose translation MSYVQFVWDDDTRTHLLPILLDMKKYIAWKKHDLDSPALACPAPLVALAPTGATDWPALASPPSNTLPAGNTGLAFVGPSAFSVVPPAPTTVPPVVPRPTTTPVLPLYPGLMCLPALLDKLSGSQGILRSHMSTTPFKPIPNNEKVDLARFRVKDPVEWLIDDVVSWMLDVAKRHGIPFEEMNMHRFANLTGQQMIGMTEQNFIERDPIWGPLIYNEFRKNLAEDTSVIDEIMKKYNADEESVTIAGVGPSTSFEIPKTHITAANPSPIVPQFQTLTQTLNQTLNQTLNHSIQLNTNLAQNLQQTLNQSLATSLAAGLSTGLSPINLGLVHNGLSPSSPLLGAQIQPKLSPLPSEITSFTSTSTATACSDFEGSEDCAGTSDSKLKKNKDGKPRKRSQHTKGNKLWEFIRDALKDPLTCPSVVRWEDPIEGVFRIVESEKLARLWGERKNNTKMTYEKLSRAMRTYYEKQILVPVPKTGLYPKKLVRTSIGYYYNTKILLPVGGRRLVYKFGPSARGWSSHEPILFASYNNNNYAAYSSDEEERTSGDNMSNYTTFDVEYPIKYRELPV comes from the exons ATGAGTTATGTTCAGTTTGTGTGGGATGACGACACGCGAACTCATCTCCTCCCGATACTACTCgatatgaaaaaatatatcGCATGGAAGAAGCACGATCTG GATAGTCCGGCTCTGGCGTGCCCGGCCCCCCTTGTAGCGCTCGCGCCTACTGGCGCAACCGATTGGCCAGCACTGGCCTCACCACCTTCCAACACACTCCCGGCAGG GAACACGGGGCTCGCTTTTGTCGGTCCATCGGCATTTTCCGTGGTGCCTCCTGCACCGACTACGGTTCCACCAGTTGTACCTCGTCCAACTACCACTCCCGTCTTACCTCTGTATCCGGGCTTAATGTGTTTACCGGCCTTACTTGATAAGCTTAGCGGATCACAAGGAATCCTACGCTCACATATGAGCACAACACCGTTCAAGCCAATACCTAATAATGAAAA GGTGGATTTGGCAAGGTTTCGAGTCAAAGATCCTGTCGAATGGTTGATTGACGATGTTGTATCGTGGATGTTGGATGTTGCAAAACGGCACGGAATCCCCTTCGAAGAAATGAATATGCACAGG TTCGCAAACCTCACTGGCCAACAAATGATTGGGATGACTGAGCAGAATTTTATCGAACGAGATCCTATCTGGGGACCACTCATCTACAACGAGTTCCGGAAAAATCTTGCAG aAGATACATCAGTTATCGATGAGATCATGAAGAAATATAATGCGGATGAGGAATCGGTAACGATAGCTGGAGTTGGGCCATCAACATCGTTTGAGATCCCGAAAACACATATCACAGCCGCTAACCCCTCACCTATCGTTCCACAATTTCAAACTCTCACACAAACTCTGAACCAGACGTTAAATCAAACGCTGAATCATAGTATTCAGCTTAATACGAATCTGGCACAGAATTTACAGCAAACGTTGAATCAATCGTTGGCAACAAGTCTTGCTGCTGGATTATCAACAG GATTGAGTCCCATAAATCTCGGTCTGGTTCACAACGGCTTAAGTCCAAGTTCACCACTACTTGGAGCACAAATCCAACCGAAACTCTCTCCATTACCAAGTGAAATAACATCATTCACTAGTACCAGCACCGCCACCGCGTGCTCTGATTTTGAAG GATCTGAGGATTGTGCGGGCACTAGCGACTCGaagctgaagaaaaacaaggacGGGAAACCGCGGAAACGTTCTCAGCACACGAAAGGGAACAAGTTGTGGGAATTTATCCGGGATGCTTTAAAGGATCCTCTCACATGTCCATCAGTTGTTCG ATGGGAAGATCCGATCGAAGGTGTATTCCGGATAGTTGAATCCGAAAAATTGGCGCGACTATGGGGCGAACGGaagaacaacacaaaaatGACGTACGAGAAGCTGAGCAGAGCAATGAG AACCTACTACGAGAAACAAATACTCGTCCCTGTGCCAAAGACTGGTCTTTATCCCAAGAAACTCGT AAGAACTTCTATAGG gtaTTACTACAATACGAAAATCCTATTACCCGTGGGCGGTCGTCGCCTCGTCTACAAGTTCGGTCCATCGGCACGTGGTTGGTCCTCGCACGAACCGATCCTCTTTGCTAGCtacaacaataacaactaTGCAGCGTACAGCAGTGATGAGGAAGAAAGGACAAGTGGCGACAACATGTCAAATTATACAACATTCGACGTAGAATATCCCATTAAGTACCGAGAACTTCCGGTTTAG
- a CDS encoding hypothetical protein (NECATOR_CHRX.G22021.T2), with translation MSYVQFVWDDDTRTHLLPILLDMKKYIAWKKHDLDSPALACPAPLVALAPTGATDWPALASPPSNTLPAGNTGLAFVGPSAFSVVPPAPTTVPPVVPRPTTTPVLPLYPGLMCLPALLDKLSGSQGILRSHMSTTPFKPIPNNEKVDLARFRVKDPVEWLIDDVVSWMLDVAKRHGIPFEEMNMHRFANLTGQQMIGMTEQNFIERDPIWGPLIYNEFRKNLAEDTSVIDEIMKKYNADEESVTIAGVGPSTSFEIPKTHITAANPSPIVPQFQTLTQTLNQTLNQTLNHSIQLNTNLAQNLQQTLNQSLATSLAAGLSTGLSPINLGLVHNGLSPSSPLLGAQIQPKLSPLPSEITSFTSTSTATACSDFEGSEDCAGTSDSKLKKNKDGKPRKRSQHTKGNKLWEFIRDALKDPLTCPSVVRWEDPIEGVFRIVESEKLARLWGERKNNTKMTYEKLSRAMRYYYNTKILLPVGGRRLVYKFGPSARGWSSHEPILFASYNNNNYAAYSSDEEERTSGDNMSNYTTFDVEYPIKYRELPV, from the exons ATGAGTTATGTTCAGTTTGTGTGGGATGACGACACGCGAACTCATCTCCTCCCGATACTACTCgatatgaaaaaatatatcGCATGGAAGAAGCACGATCTG GATAGTCCGGCTCTGGCGTGCCCGGCCCCCCTTGTAGCGCTCGCGCCTACTGGCGCAACCGATTGGCCAGCACTGGCCTCACCACCTTCCAACACACTCCCGGCAGG GAACACGGGGCTCGCTTTTGTCGGTCCATCGGCATTTTCCGTGGTGCCTCCTGCACCGACTACGGTTCCACCAGTTGTACCTCGTCCAACTACCACTCCCGTCTTACCTCTGTATCCGGGCTTAATGTGTTTACCGGCCTTACTTGATAAGCTTAGCGGATCACAAGGAATCCTACGCTCACATATGAGCACAACACCGTTCAAGCCAATACCTAATAATGAAAA GGTGGATTTGGCAAGGTTTCGAGTCAAAGATCCTGTCGAATGGTTGATTGACGATGTTGTATCGTGGATGTTGGATGTTGCAAAACGGCACGGAATCCCCTTCGAAGAAATGAATATGCACAGG TTCGCAAACCTCACTGGCCAACAAATGATTGGGATGACTGAGCAGAATTTTATCGAACGAGATCCTATCTGGGGACCACTCATCTACAACGAGTTCCGGAAAAATCTTGCAG aAGATACATCAGTTATCGATGAGATCATGAAGAAATATAATGCGGATGAGGAATCGGTAACGATAGCTGGAGTTGGGCCATCAACATCGTTTGAGATCCCGAAAACACATATCACAGCCGCTAACCCCTCACCTATCGTTCCACAATTTCAAACTCTCACACAAACTCTGAACCAGACGTTAAATCAAACGCTGAATCATAGTATTCAGCTTAATACGAATCTGGCACAGAATTTACAGCAAACGTTGAATCAATCGTTGGCAACAAGTCTTGCTGCTGGATTATCAACAG GATTGAGTCCCATAAATCTCGGTCTGGTTCACAACGGCTTAAGTCCAAGTTCACCACTACTTGGAGCACAAATCCAACCGAAACTCTCTCCATTACCAAGTGAAATAACATCATTCACTAGTACCAGCACCGCCACCGCGTGCTCTGATTTTGAAG GATCTGAGGATTGTGCGGGCACTAGCGACTCGaagctgaagaaaaacaaggacGGGAAACCGCGGAAACGTTCTCAGCACACGAAAGGGAACAAGTTGTGGGAATTTATCCGGGATGCTTTAAAGGATCCTCTCACATGTCCATCAGTTGTTCG ATGGGAAGATCCGATCGAAGGTGTATTCCGGATAGTTGAATCCGAAAAATTGGCGCGACTATGGGGCGAACGGaagaacaacacaaaaatGACGTACGAGAAGCTGAGCAGAGCAATGAG gtaTTACTACAATACGAAAATCCTATTACCCGTGGGCGGTCGTCGCCTCGTCTACAAGTTCGGTCCATCGGCACGTGGTTGGTCCTCGCACGAACCGATCCTCTTTGCTAGCtacaacaataacaactaTGCAGCGTACAGCAGTGATGAGGAAGAAAGGACAAGTGGCGACAACATGTCAAATTATACAACATTCGACGTAGAATATCCCATTAAGTACCGAGAACTTCCGGTTTAG